The following coding sequences lie in one Arachis hypogaea cultivar Tifrunner chromosome 4, arahy.Tifrunner.gnm2.J5K5, whole genome shotgun sequence genomic window:
- the LOC112794944 gene encoding transmembrane emp24 domain-containing protein p24beta3-like: protein MEQTQWKRSSKMWMVLACLMMSFFSGIESLSVTVNDVECVYEYVLYEGDTISGNFVVVDHDIFWGSDHPGIDFTVTSPAGNTVQNIKGTSGDKFQFKAPTHGMYKFCFHNPHSTPETVSFYIHVGHILSEHDLAKDEHLEH, encoded by the coding sequence atggagcaaacgCAGTGGAAGAGAAGCTCGAAGATGTGGATGGTTTTGGCGTgtttgatgatgagcttctttaGCGGCATTGAGTCGCTATCGGTGACGGTAAACGACGTCGAGTGCGTCTACGAGTATGTGCTTTATGAGGGTGACACTATTTCGGGGAACTTTGTTGTCGTTGACCACGATATTTTCTGGGGCTCCGATCACCCTGGTATCGATTTCACGGTGACATCTCCTGCTGGTAATacagtccaaaatatcaaggGGACCTCTGGTGACAAGTTCCAATTTAAAGCCCCGACACATGGAATGTATAAATTCTGTTTTCACAACCCTCACTCAACACCTGAGACTGTTTCTTTCTACATCCATGTTGGTCATATTCTATCTGAGCATGATCTTGCCAAAGATGAGCATTTGGAACactag